In Saccharothrix syringae, the following are encoded in one genomic region:
- a CDS encoding AMP-binding protein: MTHPVTHFVPHPGIHTAFAERVREQPGAVALVHAGGRLTYAELDELSSAIAGELAASGVGPGNVVPVVVPVSARLVATVLAVLKRGAAYAALDPSWPAERLRRIDSLLPGQVAVVEADVDAFPRRAGGAWRPPAITAPGAAMVFFTSGSTGEPKAVVSPHGATTRLFDGCTFATFDRTTVVAQVSAVPWDAFALELWGPLVTGGTCALVEDRPLMPSSLRALVAGAGVNTMFLTTSLFHLVVEEDVAAFAGLRTLMVGGEKLSARHAGRFLAAHPDVRLVNAYGPVESTVFALTHDVRPPDAAGEVPLGRPVPRTSVHVVAGDRECAPGEVGELVVAGDGLALGYLGDPVLTAAKFTTLRLGGRETRAYRTGDLGVVDGAGVFHFRGRGDRQVKVRGHRLEPAGVEHVANAVPGVRRAVVVPVTDDLGTCRALALFFTSDALDAPALRDELRRGLPAYSVPDHVVAVEAFPLSANGKVDTRALLALLPPESTPAGSSDDDVLAECAALIGSADPSRSFFDQGGTSLAAVRLCTRLGARHGRPVPVSRLMTSPTLADFRAWLSTSFAGVQVGQPHLTPMQHSFLVRHQVAGGADVENHCPLRWTITGPLDPDALAAAVQDVHRRHGYLHAAYTDDDLPLARPGDLPAAFALVTTGPDAAPAEPLRSALAEPLDLEAGAPWRAVLVRTPGAWHFGLTAHHIAFDGWSRHRIAEDLSVAYRARAASGEPRWEVAVPSPAETHRALTELASAADVEAQRAFWGAEVADLPTPVFPAGGAGEVVVEHPVDPAVVDAVARDRGVGRSAVLVEAVAEALAVAVGWDDFGVGVPVTRRGTEALELPVGCLIDMVCVRVGGRPAGEAVTRALAHADLPYAEVARLRRSRDPLYRVIAAVQDSPEPRLELPGCEVTWHDEPTAPLAELQVELIAPVGGAAKLRVTRDPGRVDAAVMAVVGERVLKALGG, translated from the coding sequence GTGACGCATCCCGTGACCCATTTTGTGCCCCACCCCGGCATCCACACCGCCTTCGCCGAGCGCGTCCGGGAGCAGCCCGGCGCCGTCGCCCTGGTCCACGCCGGTGGGCGCCTGACCTACGCCGAGCTGGACGAGCTGTCCTCGGCGATCGCCGGGGAGCTGGCCGCGTCGGGCGTCGGCCCCGGCAACGTCGTCCCGGTGGTCGTCCCCGTGTCGGCCCGGCTGGTCGCCACGGTGCTGGCGGTGCTCAAGCGCGGCGCCGCCTACGCCGCCCTCGACCCGTCGTGGCCCGCGGAGCGCCTGCGCCGCATCGACTCGCTGCTGCCCGGCCAGGTGGCCGTGGTGGAGGCGGACGTGGACGCGTTCCCGCGCCGCGCCGGCGGTGCCTGGCGGCCACCCGCCATCACCGCCCCGGGCGCCGCGATGGTGTTCTTCACCTCCGGCAGCACCGGCGAGCCCAAGGCCGTCGTGTCGCCGCACGGCGCCACCACCCGGCTGTTCGACGGCTGCACCTTCGCCACCTTCGACCGCACCACCGTGGTGGCCCAGGTCTCGGCGGTGCCGTGGGACGCGTTCGCCCTGGAGCTGTGGGGGCCGCTGGTCACCGGCGGCACGTGCGCCCTGGTCGAGGACCGGCCGCTGATGCCGTCGTCCCTGCGGGCGCTGGTCGCCGGCGCGGGCGTGAACACCATGTTCCTGACCACGTCCCTGTTCCACCTGGTCGTGGAGGAGGACGTGGCCGCGTTCGCCGGCCTGCGGACCCTGATGGTCGGCGGGGAGAAGCTGTCCGCGCGGCACGCGGGGCGCTTCCTGGCCGCGCACCCGGACGTGCGGCTGGTCAACGCCTACGGGCCGGTCGAGAGCACCGTGTTCGCCCTCACCCACGACGTGCGCCCCCCGGACGCCGCGGGCGAGGTGCCCCTCGGGCGGCCCGTGCCCCGGACGTCCGTGCACGTGGTGGCGGGCGACCGGGAGTGCGCGCCCGGCGAGGTCGGCGAACTGGTCGTCGCCGGCGACGGCCTGGCCCTGGGCTACCTCGGCGACCCGGTGCTGACCGCGGCGAAGTTCACCACCCTCCGCCTCGGCGGCCGGGAGACCCGCGCCTACCGGACCGGCGACCTCGGCGTGGTGGACGGGGCCGGCGTGTTCCACTTCCGCGGCCGCGGCGACCGCCAGGTCAAGGTCCGCGGCCACCGGCTGGAGCCCGCGGGCGTCGAGCACGTCGCCAACGCCGTGCCGGGCGTGCGGCGGGCCGTGGTCGTGCCGGTGACCGATGACTTGGGGACGTGCCGGGCGCTGGCGCTGTTCTTCACCTCCGACGCGCTCGACGCCCCGGCGCTGCGCGACGAGCTGAGGCGGGGGCTGCCGGCCTACTCCGTGCCCGACCACGTGGTCGCGGTCGAGGCGTTCCCGCTGTCGGCCAACGGGAAGGTCGACACCCGGGCGCTGCTGGCGCTGCTGCCCCCCGAGTCGACGCCGGCCGGGTCCTCCGACGACGACGTGCTGGCCGAGTGCGCCGCGCTGATCGGCTCCGCCGACCCGTCCCGGTCGTTCTTCGACCAGGGCGGCACGTCCCTGGCGGCCGTGCGGCTGTGCACCAGGCTCGGGGCCCGTCACGGACGCCCGGTGCCGGTGTCGCGGCTGATGACCTCGCCCACCCTGGCCGACTTCCGCGCGTGGCTGTCTACCTCGTTCGCCGGGGTGCAGGTCGGGCAGCCGCACCTGACCCCGATGCAGCACTCGTTCCTGGTGCGGCACCAGGTCGCCGGCGGCGCGGACGTCGAGAACCACTGCCCCCTGCGGTGGACCATCACGGGCCCGCTCGACCCGGACGCCCTCGCCGCGGCCGTGCAGGACGTCCACCGCCGCCACGGCTACCTGCACGCCGCGTACACCGACGACGACCTGCCCCTGGCCCGGCCGGGCGACCTGCCGGCGGCGTTCGCGCTGGTGACGACGGGGCCGGACGCCGCTCCGGCCGAGCCGCTGCGCTCCGCCCTGGCCGAGCCGCTGGACCTGGAGGCGGGCGCACCGTGGCGCGCGGTCCTGGTCCGCACGCCCGGGGCCTGGCACTTCGGCCTCACCGCGCACCACATCGCGTTCGACGGCTGGTCGCGGCACCGGATCGCGGAGGACCTGTCGGTGGCGTACCGGGCCCGGGCCGCCAGCGGGGAACCGCGCTGGGAGGTGGCCGTGCCGAGCCCGGCCGAGACCCACCGGGCGCTGACCGAGCTGGCGTCGGCGGCGGACGTGGAGGCGCAGCGGGCGTTCTGGGGTGCGGAGGTGGCCGACCTGCCGACGCCGGTGTTCCCGGCCGGTGGCGCGGGGGAGGTGGTGGTGGAGCACCCGGTCGACCCGGCGGTCGTCGACGCCGTCGCCCGCGACCGCGGGGTCGGTAGGTCGGCGGTGCTGGTGGAGGCCGTGGCCGAGGCGTTGGCGGTCGCGGTCGGGTGGGACGACTTCGGCGTCGGGGTGCCGGTGACCAGGCGCGGGACGGAGGCGTTGGAGCTGCCGGTGGGCTGTTTGATCGACATGGTGTGCGTGCGCGTCGGTGGGCGCCCGGCCGGTGAGGCCGTGACCCGGGCCCTGGCGCACGCCGACCTGCCGTACGCCGAGGTGGCGCGGCTGCGCCGGTCGCGTGACCCGCTGTACCGGGTGATCGCGGCGGTGCAGGACTCGCCGGAACCACGCCTGGAGCTGCCCGGCTGCGAGGTGACGTGGCACGACGAGCCCACGGCGCCGTTGGCGGAGTTGCAGGTCGAGCTGATCGCGCCGGTCGGGGGTGCCGCGAAGTTGCGCGTGACCCGTGATCCGGGGCGGGTCGATGCGGCGGTGATGGCGGTGGTGGGCGAGCGGGTGTTGAAGGCGCTGGGCGGTTGA
- a CDS encoding helix-turn-helix domain-containing protein, translated as MTGLTVQGPVARGRDPRRVDVPVGGTRTFGTCACGSCDWDLPIAGEPDFRGALVADGAVWWVVNLSDREPLFVASVDHPGEATAVRPGERLPFGFDMAIVTPSRGPATVSVTVFASVPEAPVPLRPRCPAVHPGVPALDPDARYYAVLEALCEPGGVLAPTSADIAGRLGLSPRAVDAHIDYLVRKLDLPEPATRRHGWKRMALIAHVRRSGVMPLARTA; from the coding sequence GTGACTGGACTGACCGTGCAGGGGCCGGTGGCCCGCGGCCGGGACCCGAGGCGCGTGGACGTGCCGGTCGGCGGCACGCGCACGTTCGGCACCTGCGCCTGCGGGTCGTGCGACTGGGACCTGCCGATCGCGGGCGAGCCGGACTTCCGGGGCGCGCTCGTCGCGGACGGCGCGGTGTGGTGGGTGGTCAACCTGTCCGACCGCGAGCCGCTGTTCGTGGCGTCGGTGGACCACCCGGGCGAGGCCACCGCGGTGCGGCCGGGGGAGCGGCTGCCGTTCGGGTTCGACATGGCGATCGTGACGCCGTCGCGGGGCCCGGCGACGGTGTCGGTGACGGTGTTCGCGTCGGTGCCGGAGGCCCCGGTGCCGCTGCGGCCGCGCTGCCCGGCCGTCCACCCGGGCGTGCCCGCCCTGGACCCGGACGCCCGCTACTACGCCGTGCTGGAGGCGCTGTGCGAGCCGGGCGGCGTGCTCGCGCCCACCTCCGCCGACATCGCCGGGCGGCTGGGCCTGAGCCCGCGCGCCGTGGACGCCCACATCGACTACCTGGTGCGCAAGCTCGACCTGCCCGAACCCGCCACCCGCCGGCACGGCTGGAAGCGGATGGCCCTGATCGCCCACGTCCGCCGCAGCGGCGTGATGCCCCTGGCGAGGACCGCGTGA